The Vanessa tameamea isolate UH-Manoa-2023 chromosome 2, ilVanTame1 primary haplotype, whole genome shotgun sequence genome has a segment encoding these proteins:
- the LOC113398949 gene encoding uncharacterized protein LOC113398949, protein MEKQTKSGIIYGDQNFFVPSHLNFGAYVLQKLLTHKRGQTALINGATEEQITFGEIAQKIVNIASSLSRLGVKQGDVVAIFSENRIEYVLTALAVYYSGAIITFFNNAYTKGDLTHALSISKPKYMFLSGELYKTQYEVIENTKYIQKYVLYDDAEMRSNCLHFKELSEKHVDIKSGNYFDFKGTPQTCMILYSSGTTGLAKGAKINHLNLIVSSQQPMMTDRDLTPLMIAPWSSTMGIIRILKEIAFGRTTVFLPKYNEIQYLKTIQKYKIGLLSVAPPLIVMLYKSNIVKDFDISSVKIVYSGGAPITPESIHQLKSRFPHMNVLQGYGMTEATGAVTEDLDNSPREGSVGRIVPGNIIKISDPNTNKTLGCGEPGEVRVKGLVLFEGYVGRDMQNDYDAEGFYKTGDIAYYDQDGYFYIVDRIKELIKYKGWQVTPSELEAVILQHPDVKDAGVTGAPDTLAGELPTAFVVKQANAKVTEQEIIDYVSDKVAPWKRLRGGVIFLKEIPKTASGKILRRELQALLSKQRPQKLPASKL, encoded by the exons AtggaaaaacaaacaaaaagtgGCATTATTTATGGCGATCAAAACTTTTTCGTGCCGTCGCATTTGAATTTCGGTGCGTATGTTCTGCAAAAACTTCTAACCCATAAACGGGGCCAAACCGCTTTG ATAAATGGAGCAACAGAAGAACAGATCACGTTTGGAGAAATAGCACAAAAGATAGTAAATATAGCATCGTCTCTTTCGCGTCTCGGTGTCAAGCAAGGCGATGTGGTCGCTATATTTAGTGAAAACAGAATTGAATACGTACTAACTGCATTAGCGGTTTACTATTCTGGAGCaataattacgttttttaaCAATGCATATACGAAAG GTGATTTAACACACGCCCTTAGTATTTCAAAACCAAAGTATATGTTTCTCTCTggagaattatataaaacgcaataCGAAGTCATtgaaaatacgaaatatatccaaaaatacgttttatatgaTGATGCAGAGATGCGAAGTAACTGTCTTCATTTCAAAGAACTTTCAGAGAAACATGTAGATATTAAATCgggaaattattttgattttaaag ggACCCCACAAACATGCATGATTCTTTATTCTTCGGGGACGACAGGTCTTGCGAAAGGAGCAAAAATAAATCATCTCAACTTAATTGTATCAAGCCAACAACCTAT gatGACGGATAGAGATTTGACTCCCCTAATGATAGCGCCGTGGTCGAGCACAATGGGGATAATACGCATCCTAAAGGAAATCGCTTTTGGAAGAACAACCGTGTTCTTGccaaaatacaatgaaatacaatatttaaaaactattcaaaaatACAAG attggcTTACTCTCTGTAGCACCGCCATTgattgtaatgttatataaatcaaatattgtaaAGGACTTTGATATAAGTTCTGTTAAGATAGTTTATTCTGGTGGTGCACCCATTACTCCAGAAAGTATCCATCAACTTAAATCAAG GTTTCCCCATATGAACGTTTTACAAGGCTACGGCATGACAGAAGCAACCGGTGCTGTAACCGAAGATTTAGACAACTCGCCGAGAGAGGGCAGCGTGGGTAGAATCGTACCAGGaaacattattaaa ATTTCCGATCCAAACACTAACAAAACACTAGGATGTGGCGAACCAGGAGAAGTCCGCGTTAAGGGCTTAGTTCTTTTTGAAGGTTACGTGGGAAGGGATATGCAAAACGATTACGATGCTGAAGGGTTCTACAAAACTGGCGATATCGCGTATTATGATCAAGACGGCTATTTCTACATTGTTGATAGAATAAAAgagcttattaaatataaaggatGGCAA GTAACGCCGTCGGAGCTAGAGGCGGTCATACTTCAACACCCAGATGTTAAAGATGCCGGAGTGACGGGGGCGCCAGATACGTTGGCAGGGGAACTGCCTACGGCGTTTGTTGTGAAGCAAGCTAACGCTAAAGTTACCGAACAAGAAATTATTGACTACGTTTCTGATAAG gTAGCACCGTGGAAAAGACTACGAGGTGGcgttatatttcttaaagagaTACCAAAAACTGCCAGCGGCAAAATTTTAAGGCGAGAGCTGCAAGCGCTCCTGTCAAAACAAAGGCCACAAAAGCTACCCGCCAGCAAATTGTGA